A region from the Candidatus Limnocylindria bacterium genome encodes:
- a CDS encoding glycosyltransferase family 39 protein, translating to MRLRERALVTIALAGLSASALWFDRSIQFFIGRDSSLFLYVAQRIQDGGLPYRDVWDHKPPLIYYFGLIGLALGDHGITGVTVVEFVTMLFAAVVGFWALYRTLGLLPALFGSIAWITAVPLILDGGNRPEEYAWPFQFSAIALFLWEKRAGPSRWRWFAIGIAAGFAGLLKPTIIGVWAAIYLAEAVRASQLRSVRSLVPPVVLGTLGGLAVVLPIGLYFVATGVFDDFVDQVLGFNVEYSSATLSEHMQALLEGIGFTSFSGLFPIAFAGWVAALVKLVRGTAPPNARPLLLFGVFALPLDYALASGTGRPYREYFLGCLPTLGVLAAIATSAVRPALEGASARLRVPARTAVIGTFVLVAILSASAIPTLAGFRRGLGPNVQERTRPIATTYVIEHTSSTDHVLFWGGEGGLNFTTGRRAPTRYAYQYALYMRNYQSPAKVDELLTALQGDPPALIVDASPATIDVPPLDRAARAGWTLLEPKYAILPEMERLFSWIEASYVRVDDVGYLRWPIYAPRKAVTP from the coding sequence GCGAGAGCGAGCCCTGGTCACGATCGCGCTCGCGGGCCTGTCGGCCAGCGCGCTTTGGTTCGATCGCAGCATCCAGTTCTTCATCGGCCGCGATTCGAGCCTGTTCCTGTACGTCGCTCAGCGCATCCAAGACGGTGGCCTCCCTTATCGCGACGTGTGGGACCACAAGCCACCACTCATCTATTACTTTGGGTTGATCGGACTCGCGCTCGGCGATCACGGCATCACCGGCGTCACTGTCGTCGAGTTCGTGACGATGCTGTTCGCCGCGGTCGTCGGCTTCTGGGCCCTCTATCGAACGCTCGGGCTGCTGCCGGCGCTCTTCGGATCGATCGCCTGGATCACCGCGGTCCCACTCATCCTCGATGGTGGCAACCGGCCCGAGGAGTACGCATGGCCGTTCCAGTTCAGTGCGATCGCGCTCTTCCTCTGGGAGAAGCGCGCCGGCCCATCGCGATGGCGCTGGTTCGCCATCGGCATCGCGGCCGGCTTCGCAGGACTCTTGAAGCCAACGATCATCGGCGTCTGGGCAGCGATCTATCTGGCGGAGGCGGTGCGCGCGTCGCAGCTCCGCTCAGTGAGATCGCTCGTCCCGCCCGTGGTGCTCGGAACGCTGGGTGGCCTCGCGGTCGTGCTTCCCATCGGCCTCTACTTCGTCGCGACCGGAGTATTCGACGATTTCGTGGATCAGGTGCTCGGTTTCAACGTCGAGTACTCGAGCGCGACCCTCTCCGAACACATGCAGGCGCTGCTCGAGGGCATCGGGTTCACCTCGTTCTCGGGCTTGTTCCCGATCGCGTTCGCGGGATGGGTCGCCGCGCTCGTCAAGCTCGTGCGCGGCACCGCGCCGCCCAACGCGCGGCCGCTCCTTCTGTTCGGTGTGTTCGCGCTGCCCCTCGATTACGCGCTCGCGAGCGGGACGGGCCGTCCGTATCGCGAGTACTTCCTGGGTTGCCTCCCCACCCTGGGCGTCCTCGCCGCGATCGCGACGAGCGCGGTGCGACCCGCGCTGGAGGGGGCGTCAGCACGCTTAAGAGTGCCCGCCCGAACCGCCGTCATCGGCACCTTCGTGCTCGTCGCCATCCTCTCCGCGAGCGCGATCCCGACCCTTGCGGGATTCCGACGCGGGCTCGGACCGAACGTTCAGGAGCGCACACGGCCGATAGCTACGACGTACGTCATCGAGCACACGTCCAGCACCGATCATGTTCTCTTCTGGGGTGGTGAGGGCGGGCTGAACTTCACGACCGGACGGCGCGCGCCCACTCGTTACGCGTACCAATACGCGCTGTACATGCGTAACTACCAGAGCCCGGCGAAGGTGGACGAGCTGCTGACGGCGCTTCAGGGCGATCCTCCCGCGCTGATCGTCGACGCCTCGCCAGCGACCATCGACGTTCCGCCGCTCGATCGCGCGGCGCGCGCAGGTTGGACGCTTCTCGAGCCCAAGTACGCCATCCTTCCCGAGATGGAACGGCTCTTCTCGTGGATCGAGGCGAGCTACGTGCGCGTGGACGACGTGGGCTATCTGCGCTGGCCGATCTACGCGCCGCGAAAAGCCGTCACGCCGTAG
- a CDS encoding FAD-binding oxidoreductase — protein sequence MSAQTLADLSDVTGQVIRPGDANYDKARTVFLGGVDRRPAVIIRVANNGDVSRVIALARDTGMPLAVRSGGHSGAAHSLVDDGIVLDLADMRALKIDAQRRTASAETGLTAAEFSKAADEHGLAVGFGDTGSVGIGGITLGGGVGYLVRKYGLTIDDLLAADIVTADGELRHVNAESEPDLFWAIRGGGGNFGVATRFQYRLRPVGAIVGGMMMLPATADVIASFIALSEEAPEELTTIANVMPAPPMPFVPAEHHGKLVIFAMLCFAGVAEAGERAVAPFRALATPIVDMVKPGRYPEMYPPDDENYHPLATSRTMFIDKVDRGVADVILEHLSASTAPMRVAQLRMLGGAMARVPVEATAFAHRRSRIMVNCAAICERPEEMAMHAPWVSEFAAALRQGDTGAYVNFLADEGAARVRAAYPGSTWDRLRAIKTRYDPTNLFRLNQNIPPSEGQSKR from the coding sequence ATGAGTGCGCAGACGCTTGCTGATCTCTCTGACGTGACCGGGCAGGTCATCCGTCCAGGCGACGCCAACTACGACAAGGCGCGCACGGTCTTCCTCGGCGGGGTCGACCGCCGTCCCGCGGTCATCATCCGCGTCGCCAACAACGGCGATGTTTCGCGCGTTATCGCGCTCGCGCGCGACACCGGGATGCCGCTCGCCGTGCGCAGCGGTGGGCACAGCGGCGCCGCGCATAGCCTCGTCGACGACGGCATCGTGCTCGATCTCGCGGACATGCGAGCGCTGAAGATCGACGCGCAGCGGCGCACGGCGTCGGCCGAGACTGGCCTCACAGCGGCGGAGTTCAGCAAAGCCGCGGACGAGCACGGACTCGCGGTCGGATTCGGGGACACGGGCTCGGTCGGCATCGGTGGGATCACGCTCGGCGGCGGAGTCGGCTACCTGGTGCGCAAGTACGGGCTCACGATCGACGATCTCCTCGCGGCCGACATCGTCACCGCAGATGGTGAACTCCGCCACGTCAACGCGGAGTCCGAGCCTGACCTGTTCTGGGCGATCCGCGGCGGCGGCGGGAACTTCGGCGTCGCGACTCGCTTCCAGTACCGGCTGCGTCCCGTCGGCGCGATCGTCGGCGGCATGATGATGCTGCCCGCGACAGCAGACGTCATCGCATCGTTCATCGCGTTGTCGGAGGAGGCGCCCGAGGAGCTGACCACGATCGCGAACGTGATGCCCGCGCCGCCGATGCCGTTCGTGCCGGCGGAGCATCATGGCAAGCTCGTGATCTTCGCGATGCTCTGCTTTGCCGGCGTAGCTGAGGCGGGGGAGCGTGCGGTCGCGCCGTTCCGCGCGCTGGCCACGCCGATCGTCGACATGGTCAAGCCCGGCCGGTACCCGGAGATGTACCCGCCGGATGACGAGAATTACCACCCGCTCGCGACGAGTCGCACGATGTTCATCGACAAAGTGGACCGTGGCGTCGCGGACGTGATCCTCGAGCATCTCAGCGCGTCGACCGCGCCGATGCGTGTCGCTCAGCTGCGGATGCTCGGCGGCGCGATGGCGCGCGTACCGGTGGAGGCCACCGCATTCGCGCATCGCCGGTCGCGGATCATGGTGAACTGCGCCGCGATCTGCGAGCGGCCAGAAGAGATGGCGATGCACGCGCCGTGGGTCAGCGAGTTCGCGGCGGCGCTGCGACAGGGCGACACGGGCGCGTATGTCAACTTCCTCGCCGACGAGGGCGCCGCGCGGGTCCGGGCCGCGTACCCTGGCTCGACCTGGGACAGGCTCAGGGCGATCAAGACTCGGTACGACCCGACCAACCTGTTCCGCCTCAATCAGAACATCCCGCCGAGCGAGGGACAGTCAAAGCGATGA
- a CDS encoding glycosyltransferase family 4 protein: MSVSLSAFMFHVVLVAFEGPDRYSFVGGLATRMIDLSGALLDRGHRVHHLFVGDPSLPTREESDEGRLVLERWGQWISRYHPKDVYDGEEGKYLDFSRTVPPHLAGEVIPAAAARGERSVVLFEDWQTATAAINTSTLLSLRSDRSAALFWNANNTYGFGRIDFPLLRRAASITTISRYMRMELAKVDVEAAVLPNGIAERYLKPLPPSDVTGMRKAFGDRPTFVKVARFDVDKRWLWAIDAIATMRDAGMRPRFVMRGSRSPYADIVGDRIFGRGLNVERLALAPTATSRDLATAIANTSAEVVFLDFFIDEKALRTLYASADGVLANSEKEPFGLVGLEVMASGGIAYLGRTGEDYAVPFGNAIVVQSDDPRELLTSQLMLRERPELGRSIRTEGRATAKRFAWPRILEGYESAWETAFALTS, translated from the coding sequence ATGAGCGTGTCATTATCGGCGTTCATGTTCCATGTCGTACTCGTCGCATTCGAAGGTCCGGACCGCTATTCGTTCGTTGGCGGTCTCGCGACGCGGATGATCGACCTGTCCGGAGCGCTGCTCGACCGCGGACACCGCGTGCATCACCTCTTCGTCGGCGACCCGTCGCTCCCGACGCGAGAGGAGAGCGACGAGGGACGCCTGGTGCTCGAGCGCTGGGGCCAGTGGATCAGTCGCTACCACCCAAAGGACGTCTATGACGGCGAGGAGGGCAAATACCTGGACTTCTCGCGCACGGTGCCGCCGCATCTTGCGGGAGAGGTCATCCCTGCGGCCGCGGCTCGCGGTGAGCGCAGCGTCGTGCTGTTCGAGGACTGGCAGACCGCCACGGCGGCGATCAACACCTCCACGCTGCTGTCGCTGCGCAGCGACCGCTCCGCTGCGCTGTTCTGGAACGCCAACAACACCTACGGCTTCGGCCGCATCGACTTTCCGTTGCTGCGCCGTGCCGCGTCGATCACGACGATCTCGCGCTACATGCGCATGGAGCTCGCGAAGGTCGACGTCGAGGCGGCCGTTCTGCCGAATGGGATCGCGGAGCGCTACCTGAAGCCGCTCCCGCCGAGCGACGTGACCGGCATGCGCAAGGCATTCGGCGACCGGCCCACGTTCGTGAAGGTCGCCAGGTTCGACGTCGACAAGCGCTGGCTCTGGGCGATCGACGCGATCGCCACGATGCGCGACGCCGGGATGCGGCCGCGCTTCGTGATGCGTGGCAGTCGCAGCCCCTACGCCGACATCGTCGGCGATCGCATCTTCGGACGCGGGCTCAACGTCGAGCGGCTCGCGCTCGCGCCGACCGCGACGTCACGCGACCTCGCCACGGCGATAGCGAACACCAGCGCGGAAGTCGTGTTCCTCGACTTCTTCATCGACGAGAAGGCGCTGCGGACGCTCTACGCGTCGGCCGACGGCGTGCTGGCGAACTCGGAGAAGGAGCCCTTCGGCCTCGTCGGGCTCGAGGTGATGGCGTCGGGCGGCATCGCCTACCTCGGCCGTACCGGAGAGGACTACGCGGTGCCGTTCGGGAACGCGATCGTCGTGCAGAGCGACGATCCGCGCGAGCTTCTCACGTCCCAGCTGATGCTCCGCGAGCGCCCGGAGCTCGGACGGTCCATCCGGACCGAAGGACGCGCGACGGCCAAGCGATTCGCGTGGCCGCGCATTCTCGAGGGATACGAATCCGCATGGGAGACGGCGTTCGCGCTGACGAGCTAG
- a CDS encoding DUF1801 domain-containing protein, with product MKKPDAPTKTVDQYLATLPKDKRDALAKLRAAIKAAAPGATEGISYQVPVFKLDGKPLVGFGAATAHCTFFLMSTSDAMRARLAALKGYKLGGGSIQFPADKALPASLVRTLVKARIAENKKA from the coding sequence GTGAAGAAGCCTGACGCGCCGACCAAGACCGTCGACCAGTACCTGGCCACACTGCCGAAGGACAAGCGCGACGCGCTCGCGAAGCTCCGGGCCGCGATCAAAGCGGCGGCACCCGGTGCGACTGAGGGCATCAGCTATCAGGTGCCGGTGTTCAAGCTCGACGGCAAGCCGCTCGTGGGCTTCGGCGCCGCGACCGCGCACTGCACGTTCTTCCTCATGAGCACGTCGGACGCGATGCGCGCGCGCCTGGCCGCCCTCAAGGGCTACAAGCTGGGCGGCGGCTCGATCCAGTTCCCCGCGGACAAGGCTCTGCCCGCCAGTCTCGTAAGGACGCTCGTGAAAGCCCGGATCGCCGAGAACAAGAAGGCGTAG
- the serS gene encoding serine--tRNA ligase, whose amino-acid sequence MNRLQRVREDPHGVRAMLAARHFDAPLDRILELDKQSRELRAKKELLQAERNKGSKGGPPSDAVKARMREVGEQIKDIDAKLGPLEKERDELALWIPNDVAPDVPPGKDEHDNRVVREDPKRVLAFPAKPHWELGESLGILDIPRGAKLAGSRFYNLRGAGAALQRALITWMIDLKVDAGFTEIYPPFVTRKETLIASAHLPHFDENLYRDDDDDVWLIPTAEPQLVSQHRDETIPLEKLPLRYVAYTACFRREKMSAGRDVRGIKRGHQFDKVEMVCFTLPEDSPKELDRLTQLAVEVIEKLELPVRVVERCAGDLGFTAMKGYDVETWGPGVGEWLEVSSTSDGGSLQADRGEIRFKRDATSRPEHPHILNASGVALPRLMISIMENYQQQDGSLVIPKAVRPYMRGRECIKPGEFAL is encoded by the coding sequence ATGAACCGCCTCCAGCGCGTCCGCGAGGACCCCCATGGCGTGCGCGCGATGCTCGCGGCCCGTCATTTCGACGCTCCGCTCGATCGGATCCTGGAGCTCGACAAGCAGAGCCGCGAGCTGCGCGCCAAGAAGGAGCTGCTCCAGGCGGAGCGGAACAAAGGAAGCAAGGGCGGGCCGCCGAGCGATGCGGTCAAGGCACGCATGCGCGAGGTGGGAGAGCAGATAAAGGACATCGACGCGAAGCTCGGCCCGCTCGAGAAGGAGCGCGACGAGCTGGCGCTTTGGATCCCGAACGACGTCGCGCCCGACGTGCCTCCGGGGAAAGATGAGCACGACAACCGCGTCGTGCGCGAGGACCCCAAGCGCGTTCTGGCCTTTCCCGCGAAGCCTCACTGGGAGCTCGGCGAGTCCCTGGGGATCCTCGACATCCCGCGCGGGGCGAAGCTCGCGGGTTCGCGTTTCTACAACCTGCGCGGCGCGGGCGCGGCGCTCCAGCGCGCGCTCATAACGTGGATGATCGACCTCAAGGTCGATGCCGGCTTCACAGAGATCTATCCGCCGTTCGTGACACGCAAAGAGACGCTCATCGCATCGGCGCACCTCCCGCACTTCGATGAGAACCTTTATCGGGACGACGACGATGACGTGTGGCTCATCCCGACGGCGGAGCCGCAGCTCGTCTCACAGCATCGCGATGAAACGATCCCGCTCGAGAAGCTGCCGCTGCGGTACGTGGCATACACCGCCTGCTTTCGCCGCGAGAAGATGAGCGCCGGTCGTGATGTGCGCGGCATCAAGCGTGGTCATCAATTCGACAAGGTCGAGATGGTGTGCTTCACGTTGCCCGAAGACTCGCCGAAGGAGCTCGATCGTCTCACGCAGCTCGCCGTCGAAGTCATCGAGAAGCTGGAGTTGCCCGTGCGCGTCGTCGAGCGCTGCGCCGGCGATCTCGGTTTCACCGCGATGAAGGGCTACGACGTCGAGACGTGGGGACCCGGTGTTGGAGAGTGGCTCGAGGTCTCGTCAACGAGTGACGGCGGCTCGCTCCAGGCGGACCGTGGTGAGATCAGGTTCAAGCGCGACGCGACCTCACGCCCTGAGCACCCGCACATCCTCAACGCATCGGGCGTCGCGCTGCCCCGCTTGATGATCTCGATCATGGAGAACTATCAGCAGCAGGATGGGTCGCTCGTGATCCCGAAGGCCGTACGGCCCTACATGCGCGGGCGCGAGTGCATCAAGCCAGGGGAATTCGCGCTCTAG
- a CDS encoding class I SAM-dependent methyltransferase, producing the protein MATSTSAVGRLLPAISSLLRPPPQHELREYGGIGLVRGKRVIDIGCGDGRMALGCAPHASEVVGVDPDPDAIRLARVKARELGVANAQFRVGVAQELPFADGHFDVAILSWTL; encoded by the coding sequence ATGGCAACAAGCACGAGCGCGGTCGGCCGGCTCCTGCCCGCCATCTCGTCGCTGCTACGGCCCCCGCCGCAGCACGAGCTCCGAGAATACGGCGGGATCGGCCTGGTCCGCGGCAAGCGCGTGATCGATATCGGCTGCGGCGACGGTCGCATGGCGCTCGGGTGCGCGCCGCACGCGTCGGAGGTCGTTGGAGTCGATCCGGACCCCGACGCGATCCGTCTCGCGCGCGTCAAGGCGCGCGAGCTCGGTGTTGCGAACGCGCAGTTCAGGGTCGGCGTTGCGCAGGAGCTCCCCTTCGCGGACGGGCACTTCGATGTGGCGATCCTCTCGTGGACGCTCTGA
- the lysS gene encoding lysine--tRNA ligase, with amino-acid sequence MSVRSSASVTAKGSEQGHQARFWADEEADLLATDRQHVIRDSKTPSGAVPISGLRGPIITDALYRTFKKRGLRIRYVFTIDDYDPMDSQSLKEKAAWAEHMGKPFAHIPSPEPSAASDFARYHASAYLDTFATLGIRPEEIHWMRDLYGKGELDRQIDLVLRNAAVIREIYERVSHVTKDERWLPIGVICESCGRLGTTFAYDYDGKTVAYECRKDYVEWAEGCGHTGRRSPFKGNAKLYWNLQWCAMWDHFGVTYEEGGKDLLTAGGSRDRANEIYREVWKKDPPIGLVHEFFTTGGKKMSTSKGLGAAATDLVKVYPPELVRFLMLRTHPKRHVEFDPTGLTLSKLFDEYDRCADAFRNEPDSDQAKIWALSQVAEDPDPAGFRMRFAIVADWVQIPSVDPVREAEERKGAPLSAAERKDLDQRIALARVWLERWAPDEARFSVLRELPEITLSDAQRRYLVAVKELIGKIKDPEALQQELYETAKRVGVVGADGKVSRDAFSAIYLAFLGKPSGPKAGWLLTTLPDDVVRKRLDEAAKAR; translated from the coding sequence AGGGTCGGAGCAAGGTCACCAGGCGCGCTTCTGGGCGGACGAAGAGGCCGACCTCCTCGCCACCGATCGCCAGCACGTGATCCGCGACTCCAAGACGCCGTCGGGCGCTGTACCGATCTCGGGCCTGCGCGGTCCGATCATCACCGATGCGCTCTACCGGACGTTCAAGAAGCGCGGCCTGCGCATCCGCTACGTCTTCACGATCGACGACTACGACCCCATGGACTCGCAGTCGCTGAAGGAGAAGGCGGCGTGGGCCGAGCACATGGGCAAGCCGTTCGCGCACATCCCCTCGCCGGAGCCTTCAGCGGCGTCCGACTTCGCGCGCTATCACGCCTCGGCCTACCTCGACACGTTCGCCACGCTGGGGATCCGGCCCGAGGAGATCCACTGGATGCGCGACCTCTACGGAAAGGGCGAGCTCGATAGGCAGATCGACCTGGTCCTGCGGAACGCGGCGGTCATCCGCGAGATCTACGAGCGGGTCTCGCATGTCACGAAGGACGAGCGCTGGCTCCCCATCGGGGTGATCTGCGAGAGCTGCGGCCGTCTCGGAACGACCTTCGCGTATGACTACGACGGCAAGACCGTGGCGTACGAGTGCCGCAAGGACTACGTCGAGTGGGCGGAGGGCTGCGGTCACACAGGACGGCGTTCGCCATTCAAGGGCAACGCGAAGCTGTACTGGAACCTCCAGTGGTGCGCGATGTGGGACCACTTCGGCGTGACCTATGAGGAAGGCGGCAAGGACCTCCTCACCGCGGGCGGGTCACGCGACCGTGCCAACGAGATCTACCGCGAGGTGTGGAAGAAGGATCCGCCGATCGGCCTGGTGCACGAGTTCTTCACGACCGGCGGCAAGAAGATGTCCACCTCAAAGGGGTTGGGCGCGGCGGCCACGGACCTGGTCAAGGTCTATCCGCCCGAGCTCGTGCGGTTCCTGATGTTGCGCACGCATCCGAAACGCCATGTCGAGTTCGATCCGACCGGCCTGACGCTGTCGAAGCTCTTCGACGAGTACGACCGCTGCGCCGACGCGTTCCGCAACGAGCCGGACAGCGATCAGGCGAAGATCTGGGCGCTGTCACAGGTCGCAGAAGATCCGGATCCAGCCGGTTTCCGCATGCGCTTCGCCATCGTCGCCGACTGGGTCCAGATCCCAAGCGTGGATCCAGTGAGGGAGGCCGAGGAGCGCAAAGGGGCGCCGCTGAGCGCGGCGGAACGCAAGGACCTCGATCAGCGCATCGCGCTGGCGCGCGTCTGGCTCGAGCGGTGGGCGCCGGATGAGGCGCGCTTCAGTGTCCTGCGCGAGCTGCCCGAGATCACGCTGTCGGACGCGCAGCGTCGCTACCTCGTCGCGGTGAAGGAGCTGATCGGCAAGATCAAGGATCCCGAGGCGCTGCAGCAGGAGCTCTACGAAACGGCGAAACGCGTCGGCGTCGTCGGCGCGGATGGCAAGGTGTCGCGCGACGCCTTCAGCGCCATCTATCTGGCGTTCCTTGGAAAGCCCAGCGGGCCGAAGGCGGGCTGGCTGCTCACGACATTGCCGGACGACGTCGTGCGCAAGCGTCTTGACGAGGCGGCGAAAGCGCGATGA
- a CDS encoding DUF1801 domain-containing protein, giving the protein MPAKRTAKKTSTKKIVAKSPGKSGSEPTVSGYFAEQPADKRALLEKLRALVVQGVPDATPTIKWGVPVYQRNGRNLCALAAFKDHVAINFFVSPSVLADPGKKLEGGKTNRLLKVRSAGDIDARTITRWLKAAAAVNP; this is encoded by the coding sequence ATGCCGGCGAAACGGACCGCGAAGAAGACCTCGACCAAGAAGATCGTGGCGAAATCGCCAGGGAAGAGCGGGTCGGAACCTACCGTCTCCGGTTACTTCGCGGAGCAGCCAGCGGACAAGCGCGCGCTCCTCGAGAAGCTCCGCGCGCTGGTGGTACAAGGTGTGCCCGACGCCACCCCGACGATCAAATGGGGCGTGCCTGTCTACCAACGGAATGGCAGGAACCTGTGCGCGCTCGCGGCGTTCAAGGATCACGTGGCGATCAACTTCTTCGTGTCGCCAAGCGTGCTCGCGGACCCCGGCAAGAAGCTCGAAGGCGGTAAGACGAACCGCCTCCTGAAGGTGCGGAGCGCCGGAGACATCGATGCCAGGACCATCACGCGCTGGCTCAAGGCGGCCGCAGCAGTCAATCCCTGA
- a CDS encoding glycoside hydrolase family 57 protein translates to MNGKLPVAIIWHMHQPYYRHPQTSEFVLPWVRLHASKDYLHMARLLQEFPGVKAHLTMVPSLRDQLEDYAQGADDEDTRVTMRTVDGSLTPEEKEHMLRRFFSIHHGNVIHRHDEYRRLLQLGMATHDRPELLSDDYFVDLALWFNLAWIDPDDIASDARLEELRRKGKQYTREDVRYVIGRQRMMASGVPHLYHRLEHDGQVEILTTPYYHPILPLIIDSRSALRGDPNAIIPDPPFQYPDDAAFQIEEAIASHERSFGKKPRGMWPSEGSVSPEAASAIFKSGLDWFASDEGVLARSVNVEFKRDEVGGLLEPQLLYRPYRIPGGGTAIFRDREISDRIGFLYGDMSPHDAVGDMIWKLERARERLPDAGGPYLATIILDGENAWEQYPNNGNDFLRYLYGKLQTDERFETVRVSDFLDKTPANVELPNLHTGSWIDATLGVWIGEPAHAKAWSALERTRRFAQEQWGALRYMPKSVRQPLMVAEGSDWFWWYSSRNSSPEDAVFDALFRANLEVVWWYAGAEPPEDIRTSLMDPNRLAAVVGRGGTMLPGAREQYGG, encoded by the coding sequence ATGAACGGAAAGCTGCCCGTCGCGATCATCTGGCACATGCACCAGCCGTACTACCGGCATCCGCAGACGAGCGAGTTCGTCCTGCCGTGGGTGCGCCTGCACGCCTCGAAGGACTACCTCCACATGGCGCGGCTGCTCCAGGAGTTCCCCGGCGTGAAGGCGCACCTGACCATGGTGCCGAGCCTCCGCGACCAGCTCGAGGACTACGCCCAGGGCGCAGACGACGAGGACACGCGCGTGACGATGCGGACGGTCGATGGCTCGCTGACCCCGGAGGAGAAGGAGCACATGCTGCGACGCTTCTTCTCCATCCACCACGGGAACGTGATCCATCGTCACGACGAGTACCGTCGCCTCCTCCAACTCGGCATGGCGACGCACGATCGCCCCGAGCTGCTTTCGGACGACTACTTCGTCGATCTGGCCCTGTGGTTCAACCTCGCCTGGATCGATCCCGACGACATCGCGAGCGATGCCAGGCTCGAGGAGCTGCGCCGCAAGGGGAAGCAGTACACGCGCGAGGACGTGCGCTACGTCATCGGACGGCAACGGATGATGGCCTCGGGCGTGCCGCATCTGTACCACCGGCTCGAGCACGATGGGCAGGTCGAGATCCTGACCACGCCGTACTACCACCCGATACTGCCGCTCATCATCGACAGCCGCAGCGCGCTGCGCGGCGACCCGAATGCGATCATCCCCGATCCGCCGTTCCAGTACCCGGACGATGCGGCCTTCCAGATCGAGGAAGCGATCGCGTCGCACGAGCGCTCCTTCGGCAAGAAGCCGCGCGGCATGTGGCCGTCCGAAGGTTCCGTTTCGCCGGAGGCCGCGAGCGCCATCTTCAAGTCGGGCCTCGACTGGTTCGCGTCCGACGAGGGCGTGCTCGCGCGCTCGGTGAATGTCGAGTTCAAGCGCGACGAGGTCGGTGGACTCCTCGAGCCACAGCTGCTCTACCGCCCGTACCGCATCCCGGGCGGCGGCACCGCGATCTTCCGCGACCGCGAGATCTCCGATCGCATCGGCTTCCTCTACGGCGACATGTCGCCGCACGACGCCGTCGGCGACATGATCTGGAAGCTCGAGCGCGCCCGCGAGCGGCTGCCGGACGCAGGCGGTCCGTACCTGGCGACGATCATCCTCGACGGCGAGAACGCTTGGGAGCAGTACCCGAACAACGGCAACGACTTCCTGCGCTACCTCTACGGGAAGCTGCAGACCGACGAGCGGTTCGAGACCGTGCGCGTCAGCGACTTCCTCGACAAGACACCCGCGAACGTCGAGCTCCCGAACCTGCACACCGGCTCATGGATCGACGCGACGCTCGGCGTGTGGATCGGCGAGCCCGCGCACGCGAAAGCGTGGAGCGCGCTCGAGCGCACGCGTCGCTTCGCGCAGGAGCAGTGGGGCGCGCTCCGCTACATGCCCAAGAGCGTGCGACAGCCGCTGATGGTCGCCGAGGGCAGCGACTGGTTCTGGTGGTACTCGAGCCGCAACTCGAGTCCCGAAGATGCGGTGTTCGACGCGCTCTTCCGCGCGAACCTCGAGGTCGTGTGGTGGTACGCCGGCGCCGAACCGCCGGAGGACATCCGCACCTCGCTCATGGATCCGAATCGCCTCGCGGCGGTCGTTGGCCGAGGGGGCACGATGCTCCCGGGTGCTCGCGAGCAGTACGGCGGCTAG